From Polaribacter haliotis:
GAAGTTAGTTTTATCAATTTAGCCAAAGAAAATAACTTGTTTTTAAATAGAGTTTGTCGAGTTCAAGGAAATGAAACATCAGAAATTAAAAGAAGTTTGTTAGAGTTTTCATTTGAGCAAAAAGAAATAAAAGAAGAAAATTTAATTATAGAAACTGGTCGTCATCAATACACAGAACAATATATTAATTTGGTAAAAGATTTTTATTTGAAAATGTAATTACCCAATCACGTTATTAGGATTGTATCCTAAATAAGTGGTTTCTTTTTCAATAAATTTAATTCCATATTGCTCTAATTCCTTCAAAATTGGTTCATACACTTCTTTAGAAATAGGAATTTGAACTCCAGGTGTTTTTATTTCTCCTTTTAATATTTTTAAAGTAGCAATTGCAACAGGTAAACCAACAGTTTTAGCCATTGCTGTATACGTTTGGTTTTCTCCAAGAACAACTAAACTACTCTCAATTTGATGCTTTTCGCCATCAATTTCATAGCCAAACAAATGTTGCATTACAATCATATCTTTATCATGTTCATGTAAAGTCCAAGAATCTTCTAAAATACGTTGTAACATTTTTGCGGGCGTTGCATTTTTAATGCCTATTTTTTTCTTCGGATTAAAAATATCAAGTTCAATTAATTTTTCCCACATAATATCATCTTGATCTATTTTTAGATAAGAACGTAGTTTTAATTCCACAGAATCGGAAGGAGAATAGGCTAAAAATAAATTGACAAAATCTCTGTAACTCATGTTTTCAGAATCTTCAATTGTGTAAGAATCATCTGTCATGCCTAACTGAACAAAAATATTCCAAGCTCTCGAAAAACCAACTTTTCTAATAGTTCCTCTGTACATTGTAGGAATTTTTTCTAAACCATAAACACTTCTATATTTTAACGAATCTCTATTTGCATAGGCTTCAAACTTGGTGTTGTTTATTTTTAAAAATTCTGTTCTTCGAAACAATTTATGATAAGGAATGTATTTATAAGTTCCTTCTTGAATAAACATTGCAGCACCTCCTTGTCCTGCTAAAACAACATTTCTTGGGTTCCAAGTAAATTTATAATTCCAAAGATTGTTATCGCTTTCTGGTGCAACCAAACCACCTGTAAAAGATTCAAACAATAACATTTTTGCATTTTTTTCTCTAATGCTGTCAATAATTTGCATGGCACTCATATGATCTAAACCTGGATCTACACCAATTTCATTCATAAAAACGAGCCCTTTTTCTTTTACTTGCGTATCTAAAGCTTTCATTTCATTGGAAACATAAGATGCAGTAACCATGTTTTTACTGTATTTTACACAGTCTTTAGCAACCTCAATATGAAATCTTGCAGGCAACATAGAAACCACAATATCAGATTTTTGAATCTCTTTTACACGCTGGTTTTTATCAAAAACATCAAAAATAATAGCAGTCGCATTTTTATGATTATTAATTAATTTAGTTGCATTTTCAATTGAAATATCTCCAATAGTTAAGAATAGATTTTCCTGTTCAGATTTTTCTAAAAGGTATTTTATAAGAGATGAACTCGATTTACCTGCACCAATAATTAATATGTTTTTCATAAACGAAAAGATGTATTTTTGTGTAAATACGAAGATACATTAATTGTTTAAAATTTAACAAAAACCATTAAAAATGTTTAAAAATATTATTTTCACTTGTTTTTTAGGAATGTTGGCAATTATTTTAGGAGCTTTTGGAGCACATGCTTTAAAAGAAACGTTAACTGCAGATCAATTATTGAGTTTCGAAACAGCAGTTCGTTATCAAATGTATCATGTAATTGTGTTATTAATTGTAAATATGTACGAAGGGTTTTCATCAAAACAAAAAAACACAATTAGCTATTTATTTTTTATTGGAATCTTACTTTTCTCTGGTTCTATATATCTAATTCAATTAATAAGTGTTTCAGCAAAATCGATTTGGTTTGTAACGCCTTTTGGTGGTCTTTTTCTAATCATAGGTTGGGTTTCCATGATTGCGATATTCATAAAAAAAAGTAGAAAACGATAAAATTTTGATATTTTTTAATTAAAAAGAAGTCTGTTTTAAAATAATGCTTAATTTTGCAAGACACTAAAAACCAAAAAATATTGATATGGTAGATACAAATACGAAATCGATTTCGTTAAATAGTCTAGGAATCAAAAATGCAACAATTCGTTATCAACTTTCTTCAGACGAATTACACAGCGAAACTTTACAAAAAAAACAAGGAGTAGCATCTTCTTTAGGAGCAATTGCTGTAAACACAGGTGAGTTTACGGGGCGATCTCCAAAAGATCGTTTTATTGTAAAAGACGACGTTACAAAAGACGAAGTTTGGTGGAGTAACATCAACCTTCCTTTCGATTCAGATAAATTTGATGCGCTTTATAATAAAGTGACAGATTATTTATCAGGAAAAGAAATCTTTGTAAGAGATTCGTATGCTTGTGCAGATAAAAATTATAAATTAAATATTAGAGTTGTAAACGAATATCCTTGGAGCAATATGTTTACTTACAATATGTTTTTACGACCAACTGCAGAAGAATTAAAAGATTTTTCTCCAGAATGGACAGTTGTAAATGCACCAGGTTTTATGGCAGATCCAGCAATAGATGGAACTCGCCAACATAACTTTGCAATTTTAAATTTTACAAAAAAAATAGCTTTAATTGGTGGAACTGGTTATACTGGTGAAATCAAAAAAGGAATTTTTTCTGCGTTGAATTTTATACTTCCAGTATTCAAAAATACCTTACCAATGCATTGTTCTGCAAATGTTGGTAAAGATGGAGATACAGCTATCTTTTTCGGATTATCTGGAACAGGAAAAACTACATTATCTACAGATCCAAACAGAAGTTTAATTGGTGATGATGAACATGGTTGGACTGCAGAAAATACTGTTTTTAATTTTGAAGGTGGTTGTTATGCAAAAGTGATTAATTTATCGGAAGAACAAGAACCAGAAATTTTCGGAGCCATTAAAAAAGGAGCAATTCTAGAAAATGTTGTGATGGATGATAAAGGAGTTATCGATTTTGCAGATACCTCAATCACACAAAATACAAGAGTTAGTTATCCAATTTATCATATAGATAATATTAAAGAACCATCAATTGGTAAAAATCCAAAGAATATTTTCTTTTTAACTGCAGATGCTTTTGGAGTTTTGCCTCCAATTTCGAAGTTAACGCCAAACCAAGCAGCATACCATTTTATTTCTGGTTATACAGCAAAAGTTGCAGGAACAGAAGCAGGAGTTACAGAACCAACACCAAGTTTTTCTGCGTGTTTTGGTGCACCTTTTATGCCTTTGCATCCTACAAGATATGCAGAAATGTTAAGCAAAAAGATGAAAGATGCTGGAGTAAATGTTTGGTTGATAAATACAGGTTGGTCTGGAGGCCAATATGGAGTTGGTAGAAGAATGCCTTTAAAATATACAAGAGCAATGATTACTGCTGTTTTAAATGGAGATTTAGGAAGCTATAGATACGAAGATTATCATATTCATTCTGTTTTCGGAGTTGCACAACCAAGAACATGTCCTGGAGTTCCAACAGAATTATTAAGTCCAAGAGCAACTTGGAATGATGATGAAGCATATTATAAAACAGCATTTAAGTTATCGAATGCTTTTAGACATAATTTTACACAATTTGAAGAAATAGCAAGCGAAGATATTCGTAGAGGAGGCCCTCAACGTTATGCTTTTTAATAGAAAATCTTTATTTTCCCTCATTAAAACACCTCATTTTGAGGTGTTTTTTTATTTTTAGAGTATATTTAATCAACTTTATAATTTATGATAAAAAATTGGTTTAAAAACATTGGTCCAGGAACATTAGTTGCAGCCGCTTTTATTGGCCCAGGAACTGTAACAATTTGTACGTTAGCAGGCGTAAATTTCGGATTCAATTTATTGTGGGCGATGTTACTTTCTATTATTGCAACGATTGTTTTACAAGAAATGGCTGCAAGATTGGGTATTATTTCTCAAAAAGGATTGTCTGAAGTTATTAGAGAAGAAATGAAAATTCCTTTTTTAAAACACTTTGTAACGCTGTTAATTTTAGCCGCAATTGTGGTTGGAAATGCATCTTATGAAGCAGGAAATATCAGTGGAGGAATTTTAGGATTGGAAACTATTTTTGGAAAATCGATTTTAAATTTTGGCGATATTTCTATCAATTTAATGAGTTCTGTAATTGGTGTAATTGCATTTGTGCTTTTATATATTGGAAATTATAAATTTCTTGAAAAAGCATTGGTAACACTTGTTTTAGTGATGAGTGTTTCCTTTTTAATAACTGCAATAGTTACAAAACCAGACATTGTAGAAATCTTAAAAGGACTTTTTATTCCGAGATTTCCAGAGAAAAGTTTACTAACAGTTATTGGTTTAATTGGTACAACTGTTGTGCCTTATAATTTGTTTTTACACGCTTCTTTAGTAAAAGAAAGGTGGAATAAAACCGAAGATTTAAAATTGGCAAGAAAAGATACCATCATTTCTATTATTTTAGGAGGCTTGGTTTCTATGGCAATTATTGTTTCTGCAGCTGCAATTCCATTTGGCGAGATAACAAACGCAGCAGATTTGGCAAAAGGTTTGGCGCCTTTGTATGGCGAATTTGCAAAGTATTTTTTGGCTTTGGGTTTATTTGCAGCAGGAATAACATCTGCAATTACAGCACCTTTAGCTGCTGCTTATGTTGCAAAAGGTTGTTTGGGTTGGAGTGGAGGTTTAAAATCCAGAAAATTTAGAAGCGTTTGGATTATCATTTTAGTTTTAGGAGTTGTTTTTTCTTCCATAGGAATAAAACCAATAGATATTATAAAGTTTGCGCAAGTTGCAAACGGAATGTTATTGCCAATAATTGCAGGAATTTTATTGTGGATTATGAATAAAAAATCTGTTTTAGGCAATTATATAAATTCTAAAACGCAGAATATTATTGGTTTTGTAATTTTAGCAATTACCATATTTTTAGGAGCAAAAGGTATCTTAAAAGTCTTTAATCTTATTTAAAATGAAAATCGATATTAATTGTGATGTTGGAGAAGGAATTGAAAATGAGCACTTATTAATGCCACATATTTCGTCTTGCAATATTGCTTGTGGAGGTCATTTTGGAAATGCAGTAACAATCGATAAAACCATACAATTAGCAATCGAAAATAAGGTATTAATTGGAGCACATCCATCTTTTCCTGACACAAAAAACTTCGGAAGAATGGTAATGAACATTTCCCATGAAGCGCTTCAAAAAAGTATCGAAAATCAGTTAGAATTGTTTGAAAGTAGGTTGGCTTTGGTTGATGAAAAACTACATCACATAAAACCTCATGGAGCTTTGTATAATTTAATTGCTGTCGATAAAAATTTTGCAGAAATCTTTTTAAAATCTATCGAAAAATATAGTAAAGATGTTTTTTTATATGTTCCTTATAATTCTGTTATTGAAAAGTTAGCGATTGAAAAAAGCATAAAAATAAAGTATGAAGTTTTTTCGGATAGAAATTACAATAACGATTTAACTTTGGTTTCAAGAAACAAAGAAAATGCTTTAATTACTGATAAAGAAGACGTTTTTAAGCATGTTTTGTCAATGTATAAAGGAAAGGTAAAAACCATTTCAGGAGAACTTAAAACTATAAAGGCAGATACTTTTTGTATTCATGGAGATAATAAAAATGCAGTTTCAATATTAGAATACTTATCCGAAAAACTAAAAAAAGAAGGAATTAAAATTGCATAAAAAACCAACATACAAACCTTTTGGAAATGCATCGATTTTAATTGAATGGCAAGCAATTATTAGTGAAGAAATTCTGAATGATATTATCCTATTTAAAGAGAAAATTCAAAAAGAAAAATCAATAGTAATTGCAGATTTTATAATAGGTTACAACTCTTTAACTTTAAAATATACAAACGAATTATCTAATTATTCTGATGAAATTGAAAGTTTAAAATCAATTTATAAACAAGATTTTAAACTTCAAAAAACAGAAAAATTTCTCTGGGAAATTCCTGTTTGTTACGATTTAGAATTCGGGATTGATTTAAAAGAAATATCCGAAAAATCAAACCTTACCATTAAAGAAATAATTAAATTACATTCAGAAAAAATATATACAGTTTTTTTTATCGGTTTTTTACCAGGTTTTCTTTATTTAGGAGGGTTAGATTCAAAAATACATTTCGATAGAAAAC
This genomic window contains:
- a CDS encoding saccharopine dehydrogenase family protein codes for the protein MKNILIIGAGKSSSSLIKYLLEKSEQENLFLTIGDISIENATKLINNHKNATAIIFDVFDKNQRVKEIQKSDIVVSMLPARFHIEVAKDCVKYSKNMVTASYVSNEMKALDTQVKEKGLVFMNEIGVDPGLDHMSAMQIIDSIREKNAKMLLFESFTGGLVAPESDNNLWNYKFTWNPRNVVLAGQGGAAMFIQEGTYKYIPYHKLFRRTEFLKINNTKFEAYANRDSLKYRSVYGLEKIPTMYRGTIRKVGFSRAWNIFVQLGMTDDSYTIEDSENMSYRDFVNLFLAYSPSDSVELKLRSYLKIDQDDIMWEKLIELDIFNPKKKIGIKNATPAKMLQRILEDSWTLHEHDKDMIVMQHLFGYEIDGEKHQIESSLVVLGENQTYTAMAKTVGLPVAIATLKILKGEIKTPGVQIPISKEVYEPILKELEQYGIKFIEKETTYLGYNPNNVIG
- the pckA gene encoding phosphoenolpyruvate carboxykinase (ATP), translating into MVDTNTKSISLNSLGIKNATIRYQLSSDELHSETLQKKQGVASSLGAIAVNTGEFTGRSPKDRFIVKDDVTKDEVWWSNINLPFDSDKFDALYNKVTDYLSGKEIFVRDSYACADKNYKLNIRVVNEYPWSNMFTYNMFLRPTAEELKDFSPEWTVVNAPGFMADPAIDGTRQHNFAILNFTKKIALIGGTGYTGEIKKGIFSALNFILPVFKNTLPMHCSANVGKDGDTAIFFGLSGTGKTTLSTDPNRSLIGDDEHGWTAENTVFNFEGGCYAKVINLSEEQEPEIFGAIKKGAILENVVMDDKGVIDFADTSITQNTRVSYPIYHIDNIKEPSIGKNPKNIFFLTADAFGVLPPISKLTPNQAAYHFISGYTAKVAGTEAGVTEPTPSFSACFGAPFMPLHPTRYAEMLSKKMKDAGVNVWLINTGWSGGQYGVGRRMPLKYTRAMITAVLNGDLGSYRYEDYHIHSVFGVAQPRTCPGVPTELLSPRATWNDDEAYYKTAFKLSNAFRHNFTQFEEIASEDIRRGGPQRYAF
- the pxpA gene encoding 5-oxoprolinase subunit PxpA produces the protein MKIDINCDVGEGIENEHLLMPHISSCNIACGGHFGNAVTIDKTIQLAIENKVLIGAHPSFPDTKNFGRMVMNISHEALQKSIENQLELFESRLALVDEKLHHIKPHGALYNLIAVDKNFAEIFLKSIEKYSKDVFLYVPYNSVIEKLAIEKSIKIKYEVFSDRNYNNDLTLVSRNKENALITDKEDVFKHVLSMYKGKVKTISGELKTIKADTFCIHGDNKNAVSILEYLSEKLKKEGIKIA
- a CDS encoding Nramp family divalent metal transporter, coding for MIKNWFKNIGPGTLVAAAFIGPGTVTICTLAGVNFGFNLLWAMLLSIIATIVLQEMAARLGIISQKGLSEVIREEMKIPFLKHFVTLLILAAIVVGNASYEAGNISGGILGLETIFGKSILNFGDISINLMSSVIGVIAFVLLYIGNYKFLEKALVTLVLVMSVSFLITAIVTKPDIVEILKGLFIPRFPEKSLLTVIGLIGTTVVPYNLFLHASLVKERWNKTEDLKLARKDTIISIILGGLVSMAIIVSAAAIPFGEITNAADLAKGLAPLYGEFAKYFLALGLFAAGITSAITAPLAAAYVAKGCLGWSGGLKSRKFRSVWIIILVLGVVFSSIGIKPIDIIKFAQVANGMLLPIIAGILLWIMNKKSVLGNYINSKTQNIIGFVILAITIFLGAKGILKVFNLI
- a CDS encoding DUF423 domain-containing protein, which encodes MFKNIIFTCFLGMLAIILGAFGAHALKETLTADQLLSFETAVRYQMYHVIVLLIVNMYEGFSSKQKNTISYLFFIGILLFSGSIYLIQLISVSAKSIWFVTPFGGLFLIIGWVSMIAIFIKKSRKR
- the pxpB gene encoding 5-oxoprolinase subunit PxpB, which produces MHKKPTYKPFGNASILIEWQAIISEEILNDIILFKEKIQKEKSIVIADFIIGYNSLTLKYTNELSNYSDEIESLKSIYKQDFKLQKTEKFLWEIPVCYDLEFGIDLKEISEKSNLTIKEIIKLHSEKIYTVFFIGFLPGFLYLGGLDSKIHFDRKPNPRLKVAKGALAIGGKQTGVYPEASAGGWNIIGRTPIHFFNIKNENPCFAKAGDKIKFKPISLEEFYQTEKEIAENNYIISKTLRND